The Streptomyces tendae genome has a window encoding:
- a CDS encoding SPFH domain-containing protein, with amino-acid sequence MDISASLIAGLLVALLAIFTVVRAVRIVPQARARNVERLGRYHKTLNPGLNLVIPYIDRVHPQIDLREQVVSFKPQPVITEDNLVVEIDTVLYFQVTDPRAAFYEIASFLQAVEQLTVTTLRNVVGSMDLEKTLTSRDTINSQLRGVLDEATGKWGLRVNRVEIKAIDPPQSIKEAMQKQMRAERDKRAAILGAEGQRQSQILTAEGDKQAAVLRAEGNRTAAILEAEGQSRAIDEVFQAVHRNDPDPKLLAYQYLQALPQLAQGQGNNFWVIPSEITSALQGVSKAFSEVLPPSPATREKPAADDAAAAKAADDTAEAAQAAAEAVADAAEADGRPPRA; translated from the coding sequence ATGGACATCTCCGCCTCGCTCATCGCAGGCCTGCTGGTCGCGCTCCTCGCGATCTTCACCGTCGTGCGCGCGGTCCGTATCGTGCCGCAGGCGCGCGCCCGCAACGTGGAACGGCTGGGCCGCTACCACAAGACCCTGAACCCCGGCCTCAACCTCGTCATCCCGTACATCGACCGGGTTCACCCGCAGATCGACCTGCGGGAGCAGGTCGTCTCCTTCAAGCCGCAGCCGGTCATCACCGAGGACAACCTGGTCGTCGAGATCGACACCGTCCTGTACTTCCAGGTCACCGACCCGCGCGCGGCCTTCTACGAGATCGCCAGCTTCCTCCAGGCGGTGGAGCAGCTGACCGTCACCACGCTGCGCAACGTGGTGGGCTCCATGGACCTGGAGAAGACGCTCACCTCCCGGGACACCATCAACAGCCAGCTGCGCGGCGTGCTGGACGAGGCCACCGGCAAGTGGGGGCTGCGGGTCAACCGGGTGGAGATCAAGGCGATCGACCCGCCGCAGTCCATCAAGGAGGCCATGCAGAAGCAGATGCGCGCCGAGCGGGACAAGCGGGCCGCGATCCTGGGTGCCGAGGGGCAGCGCCAGTCGCAGATCCTCACGGCGGAGGGTGACAAGCAGGCGGCGGTGCTGCGCGCCGAGGGCAACCGGACCGCCGCGATCCTGGAGGCCGAGGGCCAGTCGCGGGCCATCGACGAGGTGTTCCAGGCCGTCCACCGCAACGACCCCGACCCCAAGCTCCTCGCCTACCAGTACCTGCAGGCGCTGCCGCAGCTCGCGCAGGGCCAGGGCAACAACTTCTGGGTGATCCCGAGCGAGATCACCAGCGCGCTGCAGGGTGTCTCCAAGGCGTTCAGCGAGGTGCTGCCGCCCTCGCCGGCCACCCGGGAGAAGCCCGCCGCCGACGACGCGGCCGCGGCCAAGGCGGCCGACGACACGGCCGAGGCGGCACAGGCCGCCGCCGAGGCGGTGGCGGACGCGGCGGAGGCGGACGGCCGCCCGCCGCGGGCCTGA
- a CDS encoding saccharopine dehydrogenase family protein, with the protein MGSGQLVTVFGAYGHTGRFVVAELAARGFVPVLSGRNVRTLEEMAREHGQEARVASVEDPASLDRALAGTAAVINCAGPFASTTGPVVEAALRAGIPYLDVAAELEANLDTFARYRERARDAKAVIVPAMAFFGGLGDLLTTTAMGDWTEADEAHIAYALSDWHPTAGTRLSGAVSRERRGAHRLRYSGGQWERRTDAAPTLEWTFPEPMGSRPVIGEFTMADVVTVPQHLSIPEVTTYMSAEAARDVAAPHTPAPTAADERGRSNQTFLVDVVVRSGGAERRATASGQDIYAVTAPLVTEALERVLTGRTRTVGVASAGEIFDAPDFLHALDPHITLDLHPRKQNA; encoded by the coding sequence ATGGGGTCAGGTCAGCTGGTGACGGTGTTCGGCGCCTACGGTCACACCGGGCGGTTCGTGGTCGCGGAGCTGGCCGCACGCGGTTTCGTCCCGGTGCTGTCCGGGCGCAACGTGCGGACCCTGGAGGAGATGGCCCGCGAACACGGGCAGGAGGCCCGGGTGGCGTCGGTCGAGGACCCGGCCTCGCTGGATCGGGCCCTGGCGGGCACGGCGGCGGTCATCAACTGCGCCGGCCCCTTCGCGTCGACCACCGGCCCTGTCGTCGAGGCCGCGCTCCGGGCGGGGATCCCCTACCTGGACGTCGCCGCCGAGCTCGAGGCCAACCTCGACACCTTCGCCCGCTACCGGGAGCGGGCCCGGGACGCGAAAGCGGTGATCGTCCCGGCCATGGCCTTCTTCGGCGGCCTCGGCGACCTGCTGACCACCACGGCGATGGGCGACTGGACCGAGGCCGACGAGGCACACATCGCCTACGCCCTCAGCGACTGGCACCCCACCGCCGGTACCCGGCTCTCGGGCGCGGTCTCCCGCGAGCGGCGCGGCGCCCACCGCCTGCGCTACAGCGGCGGACAGTGGGAGCGCCGCACCGACGCCGCGCCCACCCTGGAGTGGACCTTCCCGGAACCGATGGGATCCCGGCCGGTGATCGGGGAGTTCACGATGGCGGACGTCGTCACCGTCCCCCAGCACCTCTCCATCCCTGAGGTGACCACCTACATGAGCGCCGAGGCGGCCCGAGACGTCGCCGCCCCTCACACGCCGGCCCCCACCGCCGCCGACGAGCGCGGGCGCTCGAACCAGACCTTCCTCGTCGACGTCGTCGTCCGCTCCGGCGGAGCCGAACGCCGGGCCACGGCCAGTGGCCAGGACATCTACGCCGTCACCGCGCCCCTCGTCACCGAGGCTCTCGAACGCGTCCTGACCGGCCGCACCAGGACCGTCGGCGTCGCCTCAGCCGGCGAGATCTTCGACGCCCCCGACTTCCTGCACGCGCTCGACCCGCACATCACACTCGACCTGCACCCGCGGAAGCAGAACGCCTGA
- a CDS encoding helix-turn-helix domain-containing protein — protein sequence MPSVALAVTDGMLHYELSVALEVFGADLTHVVDPWYDFSLCGSGPVSVDRFRLEPDRGLDHLAHVDTVIVPGWADTDRDPPAELVEAVRAAHAAGARVASLCTGAFILGAAGLLDGRRATTHWAHTRELARRHPAAAVDPDVLYVDNGDVLTSAGKAAAMDLCLHLVRLDHGSANANKIARRLVTPPHRDGGQAQFIATPLPAPGNHPLGELFPWVLERLDQPLTVEDLARRAGMSSRHLGRHFKHLTGTTPLQWLHTQRLRHAQELLETTDATVDTIAAVTGMGTATTLRRHFHRSVGVPPDAYRRTFRP from the coding sequence ATGCCCTCCGTTGCGCTGGCCGTCACCGACGGCATGCTCCACTACGAACTGTCCGTGGCTCTGGAGGTCTTCGGGGCCGACCTGACCCACGTCGTGGACCCCTGGTACGACTTCTCCCTCTGCGGGAGCGGTCCGGTGTCCGTGGACCGCTTCCGCCTGGAACCCGACCGAGGACTCGACCACCTCGCACACGTGGACACCGTGATCGTCCCCGGCTGGGCCGACACCGACCGCGACCCGCCCGCCGAGCTGGTCGAGGCGGTACGTGCGGCCCACGCGGCAGGTGCCCGCGTGGCCTCACTGTGCACGGGCGCTTTCATCCTGGGCGCGGCGGGACTGCTCGACGGCAGGCGCGCCACCACGCACTGGGCCCACACACGGGAACTGGCCCGGCGCCACCCGGCGGCCGCCGTCGACCCGGACGTCCTCTACGTCGACAACGGCGACGTCCTGACCTCCGCGGGCAAAGCCGCCGCCATGGACCTGTGCCTGCACCTGGTCCGCCTCGACCACGGCTCGGCCAACGCCAACAAGATCGCCCGACGCCTGGTCACCCCGCCCCACCGGGACGGCGGCCAGGCCCAGTTCATCGCCACGCCCCTCCCCGCCCCGGGCAACCATCCCCTGGGGGAACTCTTCCCCTGGGTGCTGGAGCGGCTGGACCAGCCGCTGACCGTGGAGGACCTGGCCCGTCGAGCCGGCATGAGCTCACGTCACCTCGGCCGCCATTTCAAGCACCTCACCGGCACCACGCCACTGCAATGGCTGCACACCCAGCGCCTTCGCCACGCCCAGGAACTGCTGGAGACCACCGACGCCACCGTGGACACCATCGCCGCGGTCACCGGCATGGGCACCGCCACCACCCTGCGCCGCCACTTCCACCGCAGCGTCGGCGTCCCGCCCGACGCCTACCGCCGCACCTTCCGTCCGTGA
- a CDS encoding NfeD family protein has protein sequence MDSWLIWLIVAAVLAVAEILTLTAALGMLGVAALVTAGVAAVGMPLGVQLVAYAVLAAVTLLFVRPLALRHVVRPQGPRFGVDALVGKPAQVLTAVSGTGGRVRIDGEEWTARSYDETLVISPGTTVDVIEISGATAIVYPRD, from the coding sequence ATGGACTCCTGGCTGATCTGGCTGATCGTCGCGGCCGTGCTGGCCGTGGCGGAGATTCTCACTCTCACCGCCGCCCTCGGGATGCTGGGCGTGGCCGCGCTGGTCACGGCGGGGGTCGCCGCCGTCGGGATGCCGCTGGGGGTCCAGCTGGTCGCGTACGCCGTCCTCGCCGCCGTGACCCTGCTGTTCGTACGTCCCCTCGCCCTGCGCCACGTGGTGCGGCCGCAGGGTCCGCGTTTCGGTGTGGACGCGCTGGTGGGCAAGCCGGCGCAGGTGCTGACGGCCGTGTCGGGCACCGGCGGCAGGGTCCGCATAGACGGCGAGGAGTGGACGGCCCGCAGTTACGACGAAACGCTGGTGATCTCACCCGGAACGACCGTCGACGTCATCGAGATCAGTGGCGCCACCGCGATCGTCTACCCACGGGACTGA
- a CDS encoding O-acetyl-ADP-ribose deacetylase gives MTPTLTLVQGDITRRSADAIVNAANSSLLGGGGVDGAIHRRGGPEILAECRALRASRYGRGLPTGQAVATTAGRLDARWVIHTVGPVYSESEDRSALLASCYRESLRVADELGARTVAFPAVSTGVYRWPLDDAARIAVETVRATDTAVEEVTFVLFDDRAYRAFTARTT, from the coding sequence ATGACCCCCACCCTCACCCTCGTCCAGGGCGACATCACCCGCCGGAGCGCAGACGCGATCGTCAACGCGGCCAACTCGTCCCTGCTCGGCGGGGGCGGCGTGGACGGCGCGATCCACCGGCGGGGCGGCCCGGAGATCCTCGCCGAGTGCCGCGCCCTGCGCGCCTCCCGGTACGGCAGGGGGCTGCCCACGGGGCAGGCGGTCGCCACGACCGCCGGCCGGCTGGACGCCCGCTGGGTGATCCACACGGTCGGGCCGGTGTACAGCGAGAGCGAGGACCGCTCCGCGCTGCTGGCCTCCTGCTACCGGGAGTCGCTGCGCGTCGCCGACGAACTGGGCGCCCGTACGGTCGCGTTCCCCGCGGTCTCCACCGGCGTCTACCGGTGGCCGCTGGACGACGCGGCCCGTATCGCCGTGGAAACGGTCCGCGCGACGGACACGGCGGTCGAGGAAGTGACCTTCGTCCTCTTCGACGACCGGGCCTACCGGGCCTTCACCGCCCGGACGACCTGA
- a CDS encoding glycoside hydrolase family 2 TIM barrel-domain containing protein codes for MPHPHVSPAAGPARPGRPVVSRRRLLESGAAALGALALSAPSGAAHAAGPRPLPDDGPPEWNDFGVFRVGTEAPHTTLMPYAGVPQALAADRTRSPYRLDLDGTWKFAYADRPEDRDPDFHRTDTDDRDWDTIPVPSVWQLHGHDFPIYLNITYPYWGPNGQGEEPQPPAAPTRYNPVGQYRRTFTVPRDWRGRRVFLHFEGVKSAHYVWINGELAGYDEDSYTPSEYDVTDHLRPGTNQIAVEVYRYSDGDWLEDQDMIRLSGIFRSVFLYSTPPVHLRDFKLETPLDDTYTSAELDVTAHVRAYGDGAGGGRYTVETQLYDARGHAVWSRPLRRTADLGTVDAGRDVTVRASRAVPRPRLWSAEDPYLYTAVLQLRDPAGTVVETLSHRVGIREFALKDGLMRINGRPVSFRGTNRHEMHPARGTALTREDMVRDITLVKRMNMNSVRTSHYPDNPLWYELADAYGLYLVDETNLETHGIRDRYPGDHPDWTAACVARAQNMVHRDKNHPSVVIWSLGNEAGGGSTFTAMHDWIRSYDTTRVIQYEGDDRPGVSDIRSRMYESPARVEQRARDTADTRPYVMIEYSHAMGNSNGNFKKYWDVVRRHDVLQGGWIWDFADQSLHTPVPDRTLLTESGPAALRGEILATRGRLDRDKGLSGITVFERHDSLDLTGSLTLEAWFTPGVPGYHQPIVAKGDTQYALKQTDRTVEFFIHSGGEWIAVNWPVPDDWSGREHHVAGVFDADAGTLTLHVDGAVRATRTTDRRPTSNTAPLSLASDADNQTREFDGTIRRARVHARALTAAELASEERAPGDDGVRFWFDAATVRAERERPEARTFLAYGGDWGDNPNDGAFVADGILTADRGLTGKAAEIKRVHQAIGAARTPGGGTGAVTLTNEYLFTTLRQFDGRWELVADGEVVGGGRLTRDQLDVAPLSEKTVELPVRLPRNPAPGTEFFLQLSFTTRERTPWAEAGFEVARHQLPLDADSPAVVPVPLAGVPALRHEVGEEDIRITGQGFSVTVDRRTGLLTDYRAGGTRLLTSGPVPNFWRAPTDNDRGNGQHLRNRTWRDAGARRTVTGVTVRALDDRAVEIRVTGTLPTTVASAYSTTYTVFGHGEIKVDNTLHPGAANLPYLPEVGTLLFLPRRLDRLHYYGRGPEENHWDRNNGTDVGRYTSTVADQWTPYIRPQENGNKTDVRWAALTGRDGHGLLVSGEPLLEINASHFTPEDLSAGVRHDYQLTPRDAVVLRVGHRQMGVGGDDSWGAHTHDEFKLFADRDYAYTYRLRPLTDVDRALALSRKPTATR; via the coding sequence ATGCCGCACCCGCACGTGTCTCCCGCCGCAGGTCCCGCCCGCCCCGGACGGCCGGTCGTCAGCCGCCGCCGTCTCCTGGAGTCCGGCGCCGCCGCGCTCGGCGCCCTCGCCCTGTCCGCCCCGTCCGGCGCCGCGCACGCGGCCGGCCCACGCCCGCTGCCGGACGACGGCCCGCCGGAGTGGAACGACTTCGGCGTCTTCCGGGTCGGCACCGAAGCCCCGCACACCACGCTCATGCCGTACGCCGGCGTCCCCCAGGCCCTCGCCGCCGACCGCACCCGCTCCCCGTACCGGCTCGACCTCGACGGCACCTGGAAGTTCGCCTACGCGGACCGCCCGGAGGACCGGGATCCCGACTTCCACCGCACCGACACCGACGACCGCGACTGGGACACCATCCCCGTCCCGTCGGTGTGGCAGCTGCACGGCCACGACTTCCCGATCTACCTGAACATCACCTACCCCTACTGGGGCCCCAACGGCCAGGGCGAGGAGCCGCAGCCGCCCGCCGCGCCCACCCGCTACAACCCGGTGGGCCAGTACCGCCGCACCTTCACCGTCCCGCGCGACTGGCGGGGCCGCCGCGTCTTCCTGCACTTCGAGGGCGTCAAGTCCGCGCACTACGTGTGGATCAACGGCGAACTGGCCGGCTACGACGAGGACTCCTACACACCGTCCGAGTACGACGTCACCGACCACCTCCGCCCGGGCACCAACCAGATCGCGGTGGAGGTGTACCGCTACTCCGACGGCGACTGGCTGGAGGACCAGGACATGATCCGGCTGAGCGGCATCTTCCGCTCGGTCTTCCTGTACTCCACCCCGCCCGTCCACCTGCGCGACTTCAAGCTGGAGACGCCGCTGGACGACACGTACACCTCCGCCGAGCTGGACGTCACCGCGCACGTGCGGGCGTACGGCGACGGCGCGGGCGGCGGCCGGTACACCGTCGAGACGCAGCTGTACGACGCGCGCGGGCACGCCGTGTGGTCACGGCCGCTGCGGCGGACCGCCGACCTCGGCACGGTCGACGCCGGCCGGGACGTCACCGTACGGGCCTCCCGGGCCGTGCCCCGCCCCCGGCTGTGGTCGGCCGAGGACCCGTACCTCTACACGGCCGTCCTCCAGCTCCGCGACCCGGCCGGCACGGTCGTCGAGACCCTCTCCCACCGCGTGGGGATCCGGGAGTTCGCCCTCAAGGACGGGCTGATGCGGATCAACGGCCGTCCCGTGTCCTTCCGCGGCACCAACCGCCACGAGATGCACCCGGCCCGCGGCACCGCCCTCACCCGCGAGGACATGGTCCGGGACATCACCCTCGTCAAGCGCATGAACATGAACTCCGTCCGCACCTCGCACTACCCCGACAACCCGCTGTGGTACGAACTCGCCGACGCGTACGGCCTCTACCTCGTCGACGAGACCAACCTCGAGACCCACGGCATCCGCGACCGCTACCCGGGCGACCACCCCGACTGGACCGCCGCCTGCGTCGCCCGCGCGCAGAACATGGTCCACCGCGACAAGAACCACCCCTCGGTGGTCATCTGGTCGCTCGGCAACGAGGCGGGCGGCGGCTCCACCTTCACCGCCATGCACGACTGGATCCGCTCCTACGACACCACCCGCGTCATCCAGTACGAGGGCGACGACCGGCCCGGCGTCAGCGACATCCGCTCCCGCATGTACGAGAGCCCCGCCCGCGTGGAACAGCGCGCCCGGGACACCGCCGACACCCGCCCGTACGTGATGATCGAGTACTCCCATGCCATGGGGAACTCCAACGGCAACTTCAAGAAGTACTGGGACGTGGTGCGCCGCCACGACGTCCTCCAGGGCGGCTGGATCTGGGACTTCGCCGACCAGTCCCTGCACACCCCCGTGCCCGACCGCACCCTGCTCACCGAGTCGGGACCCGCGGCGCTGCGCGGCGAGATCCTCGCCACCCGCGGCCGCCTCGACCGCGACAAGGGCCTGTCCGGCATCACCGTCTTCGAACGGCACGACAGCCTGGACCTCACCGGCTCCCTCACCCTGGAGGCGTGGTTCACGCCGGGCGTGCCCGGCTACCACCAGCCCATCGTGGCCAAGGGCGACACCCAGTACGCCCTCAAACAGACCGACCGCACGGTGGAGTTCTTCATCCACTCCGGCGGCGAGTGGATCGCCGTCAACTGGCCCGTGCCGGACGACTGGAGCGGCCGGGAACACCATGTCGCGGGCGTCTTCGACGCCGACGCGGGCACCCTCACCCTGCACGTCGACGGTGCCGTCCGCGCGACCCGCACCACCGACCGCCGGCCCACGAGCAACACCGCCCCGCTGTCCCTCGCCTCCGACGCGGACAACCAGACCCGGGAGTTCGACGGCACGATCCGCCGCGCCCGGGTCCACGCCCGCGCCCTCACCGCGGCCGAACTCGCCTCCGAGGAGCGGGCACCCGGCGACGACGGCGTGCGCTTCTGGTTCGACGCCGCCACGGTGAGGGCCGAGCGCGAGCGCCCCGAGGCCAGGACCTTCCTCGCGTACGGCGGTGACTGGGGCGACAACCCCAACGACGGCGCCTTCGTCGCCGACGGCATCCTCACCGCCGACCGCGGGCTCACCGGCAAGGCCGCCGAGATCAAACGCGTCCACCAGGCGATCGGCGCCGCCCGCACCCCCGGCGGCGGCACCGGCGCCGTCACCCTCACCAACGAGTACCTGTTCACCACCCTCCGTCAGTTCGACGGTCGTTGGGAGCTGGTCGCCGACGGCGAGGTGGTCGGCGGCGGACGGCTCACCCGGGACCAGCTCGACGTGGCGCCGCTGTCCGAGAAGACCGTCGAACTGCCCGTGCGCCTGCCCCGGAACCCGGCCCCCGGCACGGAGTTCTTCCTCCAGCTGTCCTTCACCACCCGGGAGCGCACCCCCTGGGCCGAGGCCGGCTTCGAGGTGGCCCGGCACCAGCTCCCGCTCGACGCCGACAGTCCCGCCGTGGTGCCCGTGCCCCTCGCGGGAGTTCCCGCGCTGCGCCACGAGGTGGGCGAGGAGGACATCCGGATCACCGGCCAGGGCTTCTCCGTCACCGTCGACCGGCGCACCGGCCTCCTCACCGACTACCGGGCGGGCGGGACCCGCCTGCTCACCTCCGGGCCGGTGCCCAACTTCTGGCGGGCGCCCACCGACAACGACCGGGGCAACGGCCAGCACCTGCGCAACCGGACCTGGCGCGACGCGGGCGCCCGGCGCACGGTCACCGGCGTCACCGTACGGGCGCTCGACGACCGGGCCGTCGAGATCCGGGTCACCGGCACCCTCCCCACCACCGTCGCGTCCGCGTACTCCACCACGTACACGGTCTTCGGCCACGGCGAGATCAAGGTGGACAACACCCTCCACCCGGGCGCCGCGAACCTCCCCTACCTCCCCGAGGTCGGCACGCTGCTGTTCCTGCCCCGCCGCCTGGACCGCCTGCACTACTACGGGCGCGGTCCCGAGGAGAACCACTGGGACCGCAACAACGGCACCGACGTCGGCCGTTACACCTCGACGGTGGCCGACCAGTGGACGCCGTACATCCGCCCCCAGGAGAACGGCAACAAGACCGACGTCCGCTGGGCCGCCCTGACCGGCCGCGACGGACACGGGCTACTGGTGTCCGGCGAACCCCTCCTGGAGATCAACGCCTCGCACTTCACCCCGGAGGACCTGTCCGCCGGAGTCCGCCACGACTACCAGCTCACCCCGCGGGACGCGGTCGTGCTGCGGGTCGGCCACCGGCAGATGGGCGTGGGCGGCGACGACAGCTGGGGCGCGCACACCCACGACGAGTTCAAGCTCTTCGCGGACCGCGACTACGCCTACACCTACCGGCTGCGCCCGCTCACCGACGTGGACCGGGCGCTCGCCCTCTCCCGCAAGCCCACTGCCACCCGATGA
- a CDS encoding potassium/proton antiporter encodes MTLPELYLTLLIAGTVLLASIAAARTAHRVGLPSLLLFLAVGIVAGEDGLGLRFDNVQLAQALGTAALAVILVEGGLTTRWSDVRRLVAPAGVLATLGVVISVVVTASGAHWLLGLDWNVALLLGAIVSSTDSAAVFSVLRALPLPRRLTGLVEAESGFNDAPTIILVLVFSTTTSDIPAIGPLFGSLLFQLVVGGLLGVVIGHLGAVALRHIALPATGLYPLATVGFGIIAFAAAGAAGASGIIAAYLSGLVLGNSQLPHRAATRSFAEGTGWLAQIGLFVMLGLLVDPSELPAAILPALVVGLVLLLIARPVSVLLCLLPFRVPWRQQAFISWAGLRGAVPIVLTTFPVVEDVPHARDILNIVFVLVALFTLLQGPTLPAVARRLGLVRGDALREIQVEAAPLDVLDADLLTVSIPESSQLHGVAVFELRLPPPTVLTLIVREGTTLVPDRDTVLRAGDELLLIASPENREDAERRLRAIGRSGKLARWLGEHGTPEPEGTTTGS; translated from the coding sequence ATGACCTTGCCCGAGCTGTACCTGACACTGCTCATCGCGGGCACGGTGCTGCTGGCCAGTATCGCCGCCGCCCGTACCGCGCACCGGGTGGGTCTGCCCAGTCTGCTGCTGTTCCTCGCGGTGGGGATCGTGGCCGGTGAGGACGGGCTCGGCCTGCGGTTCGACAACGTGCAGCTGGCCCAGGCGCTCGGCACCGCCGCCCTGGCCGTGATTCTCGTCGAAGGTGGTCTGACCACCCGGTGGAGCGACGTCCGGCGGCTGGTCGCGCCCGCCGGTGTGCTGGCCACCCTCGGCGTGGTGATCTCCGTCGTGGTCACCGCGTCCGGGGCGCACTGGCTGCTCGGCCTGGACTGGAACGTGGCGCTGCTGCTGGGGGCGATCGTCTCCTCGACCGATTCCGCCGCCGTCTTCTCCGTCCTGCGGGCACTGCCCCTGCCGCGGAGACTGACCGGACTGGTGGAGGCCGAGTCCGGCTTCAACGACGCGCCGACCATCATCCTGGTGCTGGTCTTCTCCACCACCACGAGCGACATCCCGGCGATCGGGCCCCTCTTCGGCAGCCTGCTGTTCCAGCTCGTGGTCGGCGGCCTGCTGGGCGTCGTGATCGGCCATCTGGGCGCCGTCGCCCTGCGCCACATCGCGTTGCCCGCCACGGGCCTGTACCCGCTGGCCACGGTCGGCTTCGGCATCATCGCCTTCGCCGCCGCCGGCGCGGCCGGCGCGAGCGGCATCATCGCCGCCTACCTGTCCGGCCTGGTCCTCGGCAACTCGCAGCTGCCGCACCGCGCCGCCACCCGGTCCTTCGCCGAGGGCACCGGCTGGCTGGCCCAGATCGGCCTGTTCGTCATGCTGGGCCTGCTCGTCGACCCCAGCGAACTGCCCGCCGCGATCCTGCCCGCCCTCGTCGTCGGCCTGGTGCTGCTGCTGATCGCCCGCCCCGTCTCCGTGCTGCTCTGCCTGCTGCCGTTTCGCGTCCCCTGGCGGCAGCAGGCGTTCATCTCCTGGGCGGGCCTGCGCGGCGCGGTCCCCATCGTGCTCACCACCTTCCCCGTGGTGGAGGACGTGCCGCACGCCCGCGACATCCTCAACATCGTGTTCGTGCTGGTCGCCCTGTTCACCCTGCTTCAGGGCCCCACCCTGCCCGCCGTCGCCCGGCGCCTGGGCCTGGTGCGCGGCGACGCGCTGCGCGAGATCCAGGTGGAGGCCGCGCCGCTCGACGTCCTGGACGCCGACCTGCTGACGGTGAGCATCCCGGAGAGCTCCCAGCTGCACGGTGTGGCCGTCTTCGAACTGCGGCTGCCGCCCCCGACCGTTCTCACCCTGATCGTCCGGGAGGGCACCACACTGGTGCCGGACCGCGACACCGTGCTGCGCGCCGGCGACGAACTCCTGCTCATCGCCAGTCCGGAGAACCGCGAGGACGCCGAACGCCGGCTGCGGGCCATCGGCCGGAGCGGCAAGCTCGCCCGCTGGCTGGGCGAGCACGGCACGCCGGAACCGGAAGGCACCACCACCGGCAGCTGA